A window of the Gossypium hirsutum isolate 1008001.06 chromosome A03, Gossypium_hirsutum_v2.1, whole genome shotgun sequence genome harbors these coding sequences:
- the LOC107963825 gene encoding nardilysin-like isoform X1: protein MMVSGGSVLKYSSDSVVIKSANDRRLYRVIQLSNGLVALLVHDPQIYPDGLPQPSHLPDKTEPEVEDEDESEDEVGDGDEDEDDEEEDEEEEEDEDEDEADADNEKEKTAQTKKAAAAMCVGFGSFSDPPEAPGLAHFLEHMLFMGSTEFPDENEYDSYLSKHGGSSNAYTEAEHTCYHFEVEREFLKGALRRFSQFFISPLVKLEAMEREVLAVDSEFNQVLQNDSFRLQQLQCHTSEDGHPFNRFSWGNKKSLIDAVEKGIDLRKQILELYNHYYHGGLMKLAVIGGEPLDVLQQWVVELFSDVRQGFQGKPEFKVEGPVWRAGKLYRLEAVKDVHILELRWALPCLLQAYLKKPEDYLAHLLGHEGKGSLHYFLKDKGWVTSLSAGVSDDGMERSSVAYIFSMSIYLTDCGLGKIFDIIGYVYQYLKLLRQLSPQEWIFKELQDIGNMDFRFAEEKPQDDYAAGLAENLLVYPPEHVIYGDYVFEFWDEEMIRKILGFFTPKNMRVDVVSKFFKSQDVQLEPWFESHYSEEEISSSLMELWEDPPEIDVSLHLPLKNEFIPCDFSIRADTAEINSANETLPICIFDEPLMKFWYKLDRTFKLPRANTYFRINLKGAYCTLKSCLLTELYIHLLKDELNEIIYQASIAKLETSVAMYSDKLELKLFGFNDKLPVLLGKILAIANSFLPTDDRFKVIKENMERTLRNSNMKPLNHSSYLRLQILCKSFYDVDEKLSSLNDISLSDLRAFIPELRSQIYIEGLFHGNLLEKEVVDISNIFKSNFSVQTMPVTMRHKEQVICFPSGANFVRDVSVKNKSETNSVLELYFQIEPEAGVEAVKLKALIDLFDEIVEEPLFNQLRTKEQLGYVVECSPRVTYRVYGFCFCIQSSKYSPVYLQERTDNFINSLADLLAGLDDESFESYRSGLTAKLLEKDPSLLYETNRLWNQIVDNRYMFDLSKAEAEELRSIQKADIVNWYKTYLQEPSPKCRKLAVRVWGCNTDINEGESRTDCLQQQHIKDLAAFKMSSKYYPSLC from the exons ATGATGGTTTCCGGCGGAAGCGTATTGAAGTACTCATCGGACAGTGTGGTAATTAAGTCTGCAAACGACCGCCGACTCTACAGGGTAATCCAGCTCTCCAACGGTCTCGTCGCTTTGTTGGTTCACGATCCCCAGATTTACCCCGACGGACTTCCTCAACCTTCTCATTTGCCAGATAAGACTGAGCCTGAagttgaagatgaagatgaaagtGAAGATGAGGTTGGGGATGGGGATGAAGATgaggatgatgaagaagaagacgaagaagaagaagaagacgaagACGAAGATGAAGCCGACGCCGACAATGAGAAAGAGAAGACTGCTCAGACTAAAAAG GCAGCGGCAGCAATGTGTGTAGGATTTGGCAGCTTCTCTGACCCTCCTGAGGCGCCGGGTCTTGCTCATTTTCTAG AACACATGCTATTCATGGGTAGTACTGAATTTCCCGATGAAAACGAG TATGATAGTTACTTATCCAAACACGGAGGCTCATCAAATGCATATACTGAAGCTGAGCATACATGCTACCATTTTGAAGTTGAAAGAGAATTTCTCAAGGGTGCTTTGAGAAG ATTTTCCCAATTTTTTATTTCACCCCTTGTGAAACTTGAAGCGATGGAGCGAGAGGTGCTTGCTGTGGATTCTG AATTTAACCAGGTTTTGCAGAATGATAGTTTCCGCCTTCAGCAACTTCAGTGCCATACATCTGAAGATGGTCACCCTTTTAATAGATTCTCTTGGG GAAACAAGAAGAGCCTGATTGATGCTGTTGAGAAAGGGATTGATCTACGCAAACAAATACTAGAACTGTATAATCATTATTACCATGGCGGACTGATGAAGTTAGCGGTAATTGGTGGTG AGCCTTTGGATGTACTTCAGCAATGGGTTGTTGAATTATTTTCTGACGTCAGACAAGGTTTTCAAGGAAAGCCAGAGTTTAAGGTGGAAGGTCCTGTCTGGAGAGCTGGTAAACTTTACAGGTTAGAGGCAGTTAAGGATGTCCATATCCTTGAATTAAGGTGGGCACTGCCTTGTCTTTTGCAAGCGTATCTGAAGAAACCAGAAGATTATCTGGCTCATCTTCTTGGCCATG AGGGCAAAGGAAGCCTGCATTACTTTCTCAAAGATAAAGGATGGGTAACCTCTCTATCTGCTGGTGTTTCAGACGACGGAATGGAGCGATCCTCTGTTGCTTATATCTTTAGCATGTCCATATATCTTACAGATTGTGGTTTGGGAAAG ATATTTGACATCATTGGTTATGTTTATCAATATCTTAAATTATTGCGTCAACTTTCCCCCCAAGAATGGATATTTAAGGAGCTGCAGGATATTGGAAACATGGACTTTCGTTTTGCTGAGGAAAAACCTCAGGATGATTATGCTGCAGGGCTTGCAG AAAATTTGCTTGTTTATCCACCAGAACATGTTATCTATGGAGACTATGTCTTTGAGTTCTGGGATGAGGAAATGATAAGAAAGATTCTTGGTTTCTTCACTCCCAAAAACATGAGAGTTGATGTAGTATCAAAATTCTTCAAGTCACAAG ATGTCCAGTTGGAGCCCTGGTTTGAATCACATTATTCTGAGGAAGAAATTTCTTCATCTTTGATGGAATTATGGGAAGATCCCCCAGAAATTGATGTTTCATTGCATCTGCCTTTGAAAAATGAGTTCATTCCATGTGATTTCTCCATTCGAGCTGACACTGCAGAAATCAATTCTGCAAATGAAACATTGCCTATATGCATTTTTGATGAACCATTGATGAAGTTCTGGTACAAGCTTGATCGTACTTTCAAACTTCCTCGGGCAAATACATATTTTCGGATTAATCTAAAAGGGGCATACTGTACTTTGAAGAGTTGTTTGTTGACTGAACTTTATATTCACCTCCTTAAGGATGAGCTCAATGAGATTATATATCAG GCCAGTATTGCCAAGCTTGAAACTTCAGTGGCAATGTACAGTGACAAGTTAGAGCTGAAGCTTTTTGGATTCAATGATAAGCTTCCTGTTCTCTTGGGAAAAATTTTGGCAATCGCAAACTCTTTTTTGCCTACAGATGACCGTTTTAAG GTTATTAAGGAGAACATGGAGAGAACTTTAAGAAACTCCAACATGAAGCCTCTAAATCATTCATCCTACTTGAGACTGCAGATTTTATGCAAGAGTTTTTATGATGTTGACGAGAAGCTTTCTTCTCTAAATGACATTTCTCTATCCGACTTGAGGGCCTTTATTCCTGAGCTCCGTTCCCAG ATTTATATTGAGGGCCTTTTCCATGGTAATTTGTTAGAAAAAGAAGTAGTTGACATATCAAATATATTCAAAAGCAACTTTTCTGTACAAACGATGCCAGTCACAATGAGACATAAGGAGCAAGTGATATGTTTTCCCTCTGGTGCCAACTTTGTGAGAGATGTCAGTGTAAAGAATAAGTCTGAAACGAACTCAGTGCTCGAG CTTTATTTCCAAATTGAGCCAGAAGCAGGGGTGGAAGCAGTAAAATTGAAGGCTTTGATAGATCTCTTTGATGAAATTGTGGAAGAACCGCTTTTTAATCAGCTAAG GACAAAGGAGCAACTTGGTTATGTTGTTGAATGTAGCCCACGAGTGACCTATCGGGTTTATGGCTTTTGTTTCTGTATTCAGTCTTCCAAGTATAGCCCAGTTTACTTGCAGGAGAGAACAGACAACTTCATAAACAGCTTGGCAGATTTGTTG GCAGGCCTTGATGATGAATCGTTTGAGAGTTATAGGAGTGGACTAACAGCTAAGCTGCTGGAAAAAGATCCATCCCTCTTATATGAAACCAATCGCCTATGGAATCAGATTGTTGATAATAG GTACATGTTTGACTTATCAAAGGCGGAAGCAGAGGAACTCAGAAGCATCCAAAAGGCAGACATTGTGAACTGGTATAAGACGTATTTGCAAGAACCATCTCCTAAATGTCGAAAACTTGCAGTTCGTGTATGGGGATGCAACACCGACATAAACGAGGGTGAAAGTAGAACAGATTGTTTGCAGCAGCAGCACATTAAAGACCTTGCAGCCTTCAAGATGTCATCCAAGTACTATCCGAGCCTTTGTTAA
- the LOC107963825 gene encoding nardilysin-like isoform X2, producing MKTSYLSKHGGSSNAYTEAEHTCYHFEVEREFLKGALRRFSQFFISPLVKLEAMEREVLAVDSEFNQVLQNDSFRLQQLQCHTSEDGHPFNRFSWGNKKSLIDAVEKGIDLRKQILELYNHYYHGGLMKLAVIGGEPLDVLQQWVVELFSDVRQGFQGKPEFKVEGPVWRAGKLYRLEAVKDVHILELRWALPCLLQAYLKKPEDYLAHLLGHEGKGSLHYFLKDKGWVTSLSAGVSDDGMERSSVAYIFSMSIYLTDCGLGKIFDIIGYVYQYLKLLRQLSPQEWIFKELQDIGNMDFRFAEEKPQDDYAAGLAENLLVYPPEHVIYGDYVFEFWDEEMIRKILGFFTPKNMRVDVVSKFFKSQDVQLEPWFESHYSEEEISSSLMELWEDPPEIDVSLHLPLKNEFIPCDFSIRADTAEINSANETLPICIFDEPLMKFWYKLDRTFKLPRANTYFRINLKGAYCTLKSCLLTELYIHLLKDELNEIIYQASIAKLETSVAMYSDKLELKLFGFNDKLPVLLGKILAIANSFLPTDDRFKVIKENMERTLRNSNMKPLNHSSYLRLQILCKSFYDVDEKLSSLNDISLSDLRAFIPELRSQIYIEGLFHGNLLEKEVVDISNIFKSNFSVQTMPVTMRHKEQVICFPSGANFVRDVSVKNKSETNSVLELYFQIEPEAGVEAVKLKALIDLFDEIVEEPLFNQLRTKEQLGYVVECSPRVTYRVYGFCFCIQSSKYSPVYLQERTDNFINSLADLLAGLDDESFESYRSGLTAKLLEKDPSLLYETNRLWNQIVDNRYMFDLSKAEAEELRSIQKADIVNWYKTYLQEPSPKCRKLAVRVWGCNTDINEGESRTDCLQQQHIKDLAAFKMSSKYYPSLC from the exons ATGAAAACGAG TTACTTATCCAAACACGGAGGCTCATCAAATGCATATACTGAAGCTGAGCATACATGCTACCATTTTGAAGTTGAAAGAGAATTTCTCAAGGGTGCTTTGAGAAG ATTTTCCCAATTTTTTATTTCACCCCTTGTGAAACTTGAAGCGATGGAGCGAGAGGTGCTTGCTGTGGATTCTG AATTTAACCAGGTTTTGCAGAATGATAGTTTCCGCCTTCAGCAACTTCAGTGCCATACATCTGAAGATGGTCACCCTTTTAATAGATTCTCTTGGG GAAACAAGAAGAGCCTGATTGATGCTGTTGAGAAAGGGATTGATCTACGCAAACAAATACTAGAACTGTATAATCATTATTACCATGGCGGACTGATGAAGTTAGCGGTAATTGGTGGTG AGCCTTTGGATGTACTTCAGCAATGGGTTGTTGAATTATTTTCTGACGTCAGACAAGGTTTTCAAGGAAAGCCAGAGTTTAAGGTGGAAGGTCCTGTCTGGAGAGCTGGTAAACTTTACAGGTTAGAGGCAGTTAAGGATGTCCATATCCTTGAATTAAGGTGGGCACTGCCTTGTCTTTTGCAAGCGTATCTGAAGAAACCAGAAGATTATCTGGCTCATCTTCTTGGCCATG AGGGCAAAGGAAGCCTGCATTACTTTCTCAAAGATAAAGGATGGGTAACCTCTCTATCTGCTGGTGTTTCAGACGACGGAATGGAGCGATCCTCTGTTGCTTATATCTTTAGCATGTCCATATATCTTACAGATTGTGGTTTGGGAAAG ATATTTGACATCATTGGTTATGTTTATCAATATCTTAAATTATTGCGTCAACTTTCCCCCCAAGAATGGATATTTAAGGAGCTGCAGGATATTGGAAACATGGACTTTCGTTTTGCTGAGGAAAAACCTCAGGATGATTATGCTGCAGGGCTTGCAG AAAATTTGCTTGTTTATCCACCAGAACATGTTATCTATGGAGACTATGTCTTTGAGTTCTGGGATGAGGAAATGATAAGAAAGATTCTTGGTTTCTTCACTCCCAAAAACATGAGAGTTGATGTAGTATCAAAATTCTTCAAGTCACAAG ATGTCCAGTTGGAGCCCTGGTTTGAATCACATTATTCTGAGGAAGAAATTTCTTCATCTTTGATGGAATTATGGGAAGATCCCCCAGAAATTGATGTTTCATTGCATCTGCCTTTGAAAAATGAGTTCATTCCATGTGATTTCTCCATTCGAGCTGACACTGCAGAAATCAATTCTGCAAATGAAACATTGCCTATATGCATTTTTGATGAACCATTGATGAAGTTCTGGTACAAGCTTGATCGTACTTTCAAACTTCCTCGGGCAAATACATATTTTCGGATTAATCTAAAAGGGGCATACTGTACTTTGAAGAGTTGTTTGTTGACTGAACTTTATATTCACCTCCTTAAGGATGAGCTCAATGAGATTATATATCAG GCCAGTATTGCCAAGCTTGAAACTTCAGTGGCAATGTACAGTGACAAGTTAGAGCTGAAGCTTTTTGGATTCAATGATAAGCTTCCTGTTCTCTTGGGAAAAATTTTGGCAATCGCAAACTCTTTTTTGCCTACAGATGACCGTTTTAAG GTTATTAAGGAGAACATGGAGAGAACTTTAAGAAACTCCAACATGAAGCCTCTAAATCATTCATCCTACTTGAGACTGCAGATTTTATGCAAGAGTTTTTATGATGTTGACGAGAAGCTTTCTTCTCTAAATGACATTTCTCTATCCGACTTGAGGGCCTTTATTCCTGAGCTCCGTTCCCAG ATTTATATTGAGGGCCTTTTCCATGGTAATTTGTTAGAAAAAGAAGTAGTTGACATATCAAATATATTCAAAAGCAACTTTTCTGTACAAACGATGCCAGTCACAATGAGACATAAGGAGCAAGTGATATGTTTTCCCTCTGGTGCCAACTTTGTGAGAGATGTCAGTGTAAAGAATAAGTCTGAAACGAACTCAGTGCTCGAG CTTTATTTCCAAATTGAGCCAGAAGCAGGGGTGGAAGCAGTAAAATTGAAGGCTTTGATAGATCTCTTTGATGAAATTGTGGAAGAACCGCTTTTTAATCAGCTAAG GACAAAGGAGCAACTTGGTTATGTTGTTGAATGTAGCCCACGAGTGACCTATCGGGTTTATGGCTTTTGTTTCTGTATTCAGTCTTCCAAGTATAGCCCAGTTTACTTGCAGGAGAGAACAGACAACTTCATAAACAGCTTGGCAGATTTGTTG GCAGGCCTTGATGATGAATCGTTTGAGAGTTATAGGAGTGGACTAACAGCTAAGCTGCTGGAAAAAGATCCATCCCTCTTATATGAAACCAATCGCCTATGGAATCAGATTGTTGATAATAG GTACATGTTTGACTTATCAAAGGCGGAAGCAGAGGAACTCAGAAGCATCCAAAAGGCAGACATTGTGAACTGGTATAAGACGTATTTGCAAGAACCATCTCCTAAATGTCGAAAACTTGCAGTTCGTGTATGGGGATGCAACACCGACATAAACGAGGGTGAAAGTAGAACAGATTGTTTGCAGCAGCAGCACATTAAAGACCTTGCAGCCTTCAAGATGTCATCCAAGTACTATCCGAGCCTTTGTTAA